The following are from one region of the Streptomyces fradiae genome:
- a CDS encoding aminodeoxychorismate/anthranilate synthase component II — MSARILVVDNYDSFVFNLVQYLYQLGAECEVLRNDEVELSHAQDGFDGVLLSPGPGAPEQAGVCIDMVRHCAATGVPVFGVCLGMQSMAVAYGGVVDRAPELLHGKTSPVVHGGKGVFAGLPSPFTATRYHSLAAEPAALPAELEVTAQTEDGIIMGLRHRELPVEGVQFHPESVLTEHGHLMLANWLEQCGDTGAVARSEGLAPVVGKAVA, encoded by the coding sequence GTGAGCGCGCGAATTCTCGTCGTCGACAACTACGACAGCTTCGTCTTCAACCTCGTGCAGTACCTCTACCAGCTCGGCGCCGAGTGCGAAGTGCTCCGCAACGACGAGGTGGAGCTGAGCCACGCCCAGGACGGCTTCGACGGCGTGCTGCTCTCGCCCGGGCCGGGCGCGCCCGAACAGGCCGGGGTGTGCATCGACATGGTGCGCCACTGCGCCGCGACCGGGGTGCCCGTCTTCGGCGTCTGCCTCGGCATGCAGTCCATGGCCGTGGCGTACGGCGGAGTCGTCGACCGGGCGCCCGAGCTGCTGCACGGCAAGACCTCGCCGGTCGTCCACGGCGGCAAGGGCGTCTTCGCCGGACTGCCCTCGCCGTTCACCGCGACCCGCTACCACTCGCTGGCCGCCGAGCCCGCCGCCCTGCCGGCCGAGCTCGAGGTCACCGCGCAGACCGAGGACGGCATCATCATGGGGCTGCGCCACCGTGAACTGCCCGTCGAAGGCGTGCAGTTCCACCCCGAGTCGGTGCTCACCGAGCACGGGCACCTGATGCTCGCCAACTGGCTGGAGCAGTGCGGCGACACGGGCGCGGTCGCGCGGTCGGAAGGACTCGCGCCGGTGGTGGGCAAGGCCGTCGCGTGA
- a CDS encoding MFS transporter → MTTTERTENTEGGESTARPEGRTRRALLVAQFGNSVGDGAFYVTSALYFSRIVGLSAAQIGAGLALAWGIGSLAGVPLGHLADRRGARGSAVLLALATSVAVASFLLIRDFVPFLLAATLYATAQSGLAAARQALLAGLVGPAARVGMLARLQATLNAGLAVGAALGGLAIADGTRTAYLAVFALDALGFLFCALVLRSLPAVPASPAGAAGEPRLVVLRDRPYALLALLNAVLLLRMPLLSLALPLWIVERTTAPGWTVSALFVLNTGAVMLFQVRAARSVTGLPEATRAVGRSSAVMLGSCAVFAVTAAGFGAWPTVAVLVLGAVLQVVAEMRHSAGSWQIGFALAPADRIGQYQGFYGTGVPVARTLGPLLVTTLLIGWGVAGWLLLGAIFLVAGLATGPAVRWAERSRSAAH, encoded by the coding sequence ATGACGACGACGGAGCGCACGGAGAACACCGAGGGCGGGGAGAGCACGGCCCGTCCTGAGGGGCGGACGCGGCGGGCGCTGTTGGTCGCGCAGTTCGGCAACTCCGTGGGGGACGGGGCCTTTTATGTGACCTCGGCGCTGTACTTCTCCCGGATCGTCGGGCTGTCCGCGGCGCAGATCGGCGCCGGGCTCGCCCTCGCCTGGGGCATCGGGTCGCTGGCCGGAGTGCCGCTCGGGCACCTCGCCGACCGGCGCGGGGCGCGCGGCAGCGCCGTACTGCTCGCCCTCGCCACCTCGGTGGCCGTCGCCTCCTTCCTGCTCATCCGCGACTTCGTGCCCTTCCTGCTCGCCGCGACCCTGTACGCCACGGCGCAGAGCGGTCTCGCCGCCGCCCGGCAGGCGCTGCTCGCCGGGCTGGTCGGGCCGGCGGCCCGGGTCGGCATGCTGGCCCGGCTGCAGGCCACGCTCAACGCCGGGCTCGCCGTCGGCGCCGCGCTCGGCGGCCTCGCCATCGCCGACGGCACCCGCACCGCCTACCTCGCCGTCTTCGCCCTCGACGCGCTCGGCTTCCTCTTCTGCGCCCTGGTGCTCCGCAGCCTCCCCGCTGTCCCCGCCAGCCCGGCCGGCGCCGCCGGCGAGCCCCGGCTCGTGGTGCTGCGGGACCGCCCGTACGCGCTGCTCGCCCTGCTCAACGCCGTACTGCTGCTCCGCATGCCGCTGCTGAGCCTGGCCCTTCCGCTGTGGATCGTGGAGCGCACCACGGCCCCCGGCTGGACGGTCTCGGCCCTCTTCGTCCTCAACACCGGTGCGGTGATGTTGTTTCAGGTGCGGGCCGCGCGCTCGGTGACCGGGCTGCCGGAGGCCACCCGCGCGGTGGGCCGGTCCAGCGCCGTGATGCTCGGCTCCTGCGCGGTGTTCGCGGTGACCGCCGCCGGATTCGGCGCCTGGCCCACGGTCGCCGTCCTGGTGCTCGGCGCGGTGCTCCAGGTCGTCGCCGAGATGCGGCACTCCGCCGGCTCGTGGCAGATCGGCTTCGCGCTCGCCCCGGCCGACCGGATCGGCCAGTACCAGGGCTTCTACGGCACGGGCGTGCCGGTCGCGCGGACCCTCGGGCCGCTGCTCGTCACCACGCTGCTGATCGGCTGGGGCGTGGCCGGCTGGCTGCTCCTGGGCGCGATCTTCCTGGTCGCGGGCCTGGCCACGGGCCCCGCGGTGCGCTGGGCGGAGCGCTCCCGGAGCGCCGCCCACTGA
- a CDS encoding class E sortase, translated as MALRLVVRTLSELCITAGALIVLFVAYLLYWTGVQADSATAGQLDTLQQEWVDHPVEPAPGPAAPGAKPAPAPYTAGKGFAVMYVPRLGRDWEWPVLEGTAVGTLKKGLGHYAGTARLGETGNFSVAGHRRTYGDPFKDFPRLRKGDAVVLTDGTTWFTYRIDREPYRTVPTDTGVIDPVPRKSGFSGPGRYLTLTTCDPEWGSSHRLIAWAHLDATQPVTAGRPQALDS; from the coding sequence GTGGCACTGCGCCTGGTCGTACGGACCCTCAGCGAACTGTGCATCACCGCCGGCGCCCTGATCGTGCTCTTCGTCGCCTACCTCCTGTACTGGACGGGAGTGCAGGCCGACAGTGCCACCGCGGGTCAGCTCGACACCCTCCAGCAGGAGTGGGTGGACCACCCGGTCGAACCGGCCCCCGGGCCCGCCGCGCCCGGCGCGAAGCCCGCCCCCGCCCCGTACACCGCGGGCAAGGGCTTCGCCGTCATGTACGTGCCCCGGCTCGGCCGGGACTGGGAGTGGCCGGTCCTGGAGGGCACCGCCGTCGGCACCCTCAAGAAGGGCCTCGGCCACTACGCCGGCACCGCCCGGCTCGGCGAGACCGGCAACTTCTCCGTGGCCGGCCACCGCCGCACGTACGGAGATCCGTTCAAGGACTTCCCCCGGCTGCGCAAGGGCGACGCCGTGGTCCTCACCGACGGGACGACCTGGTTCACGTACCGGATCGACCGCGAGCCCTACCGGACCGTGCCCACCGACACCGGCGTCATCGACCCCGTGCCGCGCAAGTCCGGGTTCTCCGGGCCCGGCCGCTACCTCACCCTCACCACCTGCGATCCCGAGTGGGGCAGCAGCCACCGGCTGATCGCCTGGGCCCACCTGGACGCCACCCAGCCGGTGACGGCAGGTCGTCCACAGGCTTTGGACAGCTGA
- a CDS encoding class I SAM-dependent methyltransferase, with protein sequence MSGTESSDYTQRLARLESSGIKRLLPTQAPYRWNLKRLGLGRVLDVGCGIGRNLLNCGPDSVGVDHNATSVEACRERGLKAFTPDELAAAPDCGPGSFDSLLCAHVLEHMDETLGNSVLEQYLPLVKPGGSVVLICPQEAGYKTDATHVRFVDFDGLRAHAEKAGLVVERSYSFPFARSIGKAFPYNEFVLVGKKAS encoded by the coding sequence ATGTCCGGCACGGAATCCTCCGACTACACCCAGCGGCTCGCGCGGCTGGAGAGCTCGGGGATCAAACGTCTGCTGCCCACTCAGGCGCCGTACCGGTGGAATCTGAAGCGGCTGGGTCTGGGGCGGGTGCTCGACGTCGGGTGTGGGATCGGGCGGAATCTGCTGAACTGCGGGCCGGACAGTGTGGGGGTCGACCACAACGCGACCTCGGTCGAGGCGTGTCGTGAGCGGGGGCTGAAGGCGTTCACGCCGGACGAGCTGGCCGCGGCTCCGGACTGTGGTCCGGGCTCCTTCGACAGTCTGCTGTGCGCGCATGTTCTGGAGCACATGGACGAGACGCTGGGGAACTCGGTCCTGGAGCAGTATCTGCCGCTGGTGAAGCCGGGTGGGTCGGTGGTGCTGATCTGTCCGCAGGAGGCGGGCTACAAGACGGACGCCACGCATGTGCGTTTCGTCGACTTCGACGGGCTGCGCGCGCACGCCGAGAAGGCGGGTCTGGTCGTCGAGCGCAGCTACTCCTTCCCGTTCGCCCGGTCGATCGGCAAGGCCTTCCCCTACAACGAGTTCGTGCTTGTGGGGAAGAAGGCTTCCTGA
- a CDS encoding helix-turn-helix domain-containing protein: MDTAQQEATARARELQRSWYGEPLGALFRRLIDDLGLNQARLAAVLGLSAPMLSQLMSGQRAKIGNPAVVQRVQALQELAGQVADGSVSAAEATDRMDEIKKSQGGSVLTAGSQTTSSSGAPTVRRVVREIQSLLRSVAAAGDIIEAADSLAPVHPELAEFLRVYGAGRTSDAVAHYESHQN, encoded by the coding sequence ATGGATACAGCGCAGCAGGAAGCCACGGCCAGAGCCAGGGAGCTTCAGCGCAGTTGGTACGGGGAGCCGTTGGGGGCGCTCTTCCGTCGGCTGATCGACGACCTCGGGCTGAACCAGGCCAGGCTCGCCGCCGTGCTCGGGCTCTCGGCGCCCATGCTGTCCCAGCTGATGAGCGGCCAGCGGGCCAAGATCGGCAATCCCGCGGTCGTCCAGCGTGTCCAGGCCCTGCAGGAGCTTGCCGGCCAGGTCGCCGACGGCAGCGTCAGCGCCGCCGAGGCCACCGACCGGATGGACGAGATCAAGAAGTCCCAGGGCGGCTCCGTGCTCACCGCCGGCAGCCAGACCACCTCCAGCAGCGGCGCGCCCACCGTGCGCCGGGTGGTGCGCGAGATCCAGTCCCTGCTGCGCTCCGTGGCCGCGGCCGGCGACATCATCGAGGCGGCCGACTCGCTCGCGCCGGTCCACCCCGAGCTGGCAGAGTTCCTCCGGGTGTACGGCGCGGGGCGCACCTCCGACGCGGTCGCCCACTACGAGTCGCACCAGAACTAA
- a CDS encoding DUF6344 domain-containing protein — protein sequence MATAKVKQFWTAFVSVLVALLASLGLATPATAATAQPVLAQGDEPAPAGGAENRADRAAVPLPAQRTAPHWHLAQGRAVPPTIKQRIGAEAHGSSPAVRHLPVDGDAADGHGAAYGSGSGSAYGSGSAELSGLALTGRTATA from the coding sequence ATGGCCACCGCCAAGGTCAAGCAGTTCTGGACCGCCTTCGTCTCCGTCCTCGTCGCCCTGCTCGCCTCCCTCGGCCTGGCGACTCCCGCCACCGCCGCCACCGCCCAGCCGGTCCTCGCCCAGGGCGACGAGCCCGCCCCGGCCGGCGGCGCCGAGAACCGCGCGGACCGCGCGGCCGTGCCGCTGCCCGCCCAGCGAACGGCACCCCACTGGCACCTCGCGCAGGGCCGCGCCGTGCCGCCCACCATCAAGCAGCGCATCGGCGCCGAGGCGCACGGTTCCTCCCCGGCCGTCCGTCACCTGCCGGTCGACGGCGACGCGGCCGACGGCCACGGTGCGGCGTACGGCTCCGGTTCCGGCTCGGCGTACGGCTCCGGCTCGGCCGAGCTGTCCGGCCTGGCGCTGACCGGCCGGACCGCGACCGCGTAG
- a CDS encoding class E sortase, giving the protein MTAGSPWFRAANLPEEPEHGPEHGPGQAPGQLPPDGSIPGSGPVPQQAYGPEASGYEPYEAYEQPYERPYEPIPGPEAYEDHGGAYGAEEPLQEPQAPHQPQAPQQPQETYYAEQGAYTATPAYEPADYAAPVAGDPVAVDVPDDDLTGHPDDSGTMALRTVEEPSQGPGPAAPGPGRAERRKAARRKGGRGGAAAAAGPEPAATDEPARPLSRVEARRAARAAKESPGVVLSRAVGELFITFGVVMLLFVTYQLWWTNVRAGQETDQAKQDIENSFNQGDKDPGAFEPGKGFAIMYIPKLDVVVPVAEGISKTKVLDKGMVGHYGEGELKTAMPADKQGNFAVAGHRNTHGEPFRYINQLEPGDPIVVETRDAYYTYEMASILPQTSPSNVSVIDPVPRGSGFKGPGRYITLTTCTPEFTSTYRMIVWGKLVEERPRDKGKPDALVG; this is encoded by the coding sequence GTGACGGCCGGGTCGCCGTGGTTCCGGGCGGCGAACCTGCCGGAGGAACCGGAGCACGGGCCCGAGCACGGGCCGGGGCAGGCACCGGGGCAGTTGCCCCCCGACGGGTCGATACCCGGCTCCGGTCCGGTCCCGCAGCAGGCGTACGGGCCGGAGGCGTCCGGCTACGAGCCCTACGAGGCCTACGAGCAGCCCTACGAGCGGCCCTACGAGCCGATACCGGGCCCGGAGGCCTACGAGGACCACGGGGGCGCCTACGGGGCCGAGGAGCCGCTTCAGGAGCCTCAGGCGCCTCATCAGCCGCAGGCGCCCCAGCAGCCTCAGGAGACCTACTACGCGGAGCAGGGGGCGTACACCGCCACGCCCGCGTACGAGCCCGCCGACTACGCCGCTCCGGTCGCCGGGGACCCGGTCGCGGTCGACGTACCGGACGACGACCTGACCGGCCATCCGGACGACTCCGGGACGATGGCGCTGCGCACCGTCGAGGAGCCCTCGCAGGGCCCCGGGCCCGCCGCCCCCGGGCCGGGGCGCGCCGAGCGCCGCAAGGCCGCCCGGCGCAAGGGCGGACGCGGTGGCGCCGCCGCCGCGGCCGGGCCGGAGCCGGCCGCCACGGACGAGCCCGCCCGCCCGCTCTCCCGGGTCGAGGCCCGCAGGGCCGCCCGCGCCGCCAAGGAGAGCCCCGGCGTCGTCCTCAGCCGCGCGGTCGGCGAACTCTTCATCACCTTCGGCGTGGTGATGCTGCTCTTCGTCACCTACCAGCTGTGGTGGACCAACGTCCGCGCCGGCCAGGAGACCGACCAGGCCAAGCAGGACATCGAGAACTCGTTCAACCAGGGCGACAAGGACCCGGGCGCCTTCGAGCCCGGCAAGGGCTTCGCCATCATGTACATCCCGAAGCTCGACGTCGTCGTCCCCGTCGCCGAGGGCATCAGCAAGACCAAGGTCCTCGACAAGGGCATGGTCGGCCACTACGGCGAGGGCGAGCTGAAGACCGCGATGCCCGCCGACAAGCAGGGCAATTTCGCCGTCGCCGGCCACCGCAACACCCATGGCGAGCCGTTCCGTTACATCAACCAGCTGGAGCCCGGCGACCCGATCGTCGTGGAGACCCGCGACGCCTACTACACGTACGAGATGGCGAGCATCCTCCCGCAGACCTCGCCGTCCAACGTCTCGGTCATCGACCCGGTGCCGCGGGGCTCCGGCTTCAAGGGACCCGGCCGCTACATCACGCTCACCACCTGCACGCCCGAGTTCACCAGTACGTACCGCATGATCGTGTGGGGCAAGCTCGTCGAGGAACGCCCGCGCGACAAGGGAAAGCCGGACGCGCTCGTAGGCTGA
- a CDS encoding class E sortase: protein MARARNRIAGIISVFGELLITAGLVLGLFVVYSLWWTNVLADRAAGKEGDQVRDHWAADPGPGALDTKDGIGFLHVPAMGDGEVLVKKGTDSDILNGGVAGYYTEPVKSALPQDKQGNFTLAAHRDGHGAKFHNIHKLKAGDAIVFESKDTWYVYKVYKTLPETTKYNVDVLMPVPKESGKAKPGRYITLTTCTPMYTSDFRYIVWGELTRTEKVDARRTPPAELR, encoded by the coding sequence GTGGCACGAGCGCGCAACCGGATCGCCGGGATCATCAGCGTCTTCGGTGAACTCCTCATCACCGCGGGCCTCGTCCTCGGTCTCTTCGTCGTCTACTCGCTGTGGTGGACCAACGTGCTCGCCGACCGGGCCGCCGGCAAGGAGGGCGACCAGGTCCGCGACCACTGGGCCGCCGACCCCGGCCCCGGCGCCCTCGACACCAAGGACGGCATCGGCTTCCTGCACGTGCCGGCCATGGGCGACGGCGAGGTCCTGGTGAAGAAGGGCACCGACAGCGACATCCTCAACGGCGGCGTCGCCGGCTACTACACCGAGCCGGTCAAGTCCGCGCTGCCGCAGGACAAGCAGGGCAACTTCACGCTCGCCGCGCACCGCGACGGCCACGGCGCCAAGTTCCACAACATCCACAAGCTCAAGGCGGGCGACGCGATCGTCTTCGAGTCCAAGGACACCTGGTACGTCTACAAGGTCTACAAGACCCTCCCGGAGACCACGAAGTACAACGTGGACGTCCTCATGCCGGTCCCCAAGGAGTCCGGCAAGGCGAAGCCGGGCCGCTACATCACCCTCACCACGTGCACCCCGATGTACACCTCGGACTTCCGCTACATCGTGTGGGGCGAGCTGACCCGCACCGAGAAGGTCGACGCCCGGCGCACGCCGCCCGCCGAACTGCGCTGA
- the crgA gene encoding cell division protein CrgA encodes MPKSRIRKKADYTPPPASKQAASIKLTNRSWVAPVMLALFAIGLVWIVVFYVTDGRLPLESISNWNIVVGFGFIAAGFGVSTQWK; translated from the coding sequence GTGCCGAAGTCACGGATCCGCAAGAAGGCCGACTACACGCCGCCGCCCGCGTCGAAGCAGGCCGCGTCGATCAAGCTGACCAACCGCAGCTGGGTCGCGCCGGTGATGCTCGCGCTGTTCGCGATCGGTCTGGTGTGGATCGTGGTCTTCTACGTCACCGACGGCCGGCTGCCGCTGGAGTCCATCAGCAACTGGAACATCGTCGTCGGCTTCGGCTTCATCGCCGCCGGCTTCGGTGTGTCCACGCAGTGGAAGTAG
- a CDS encoding DUF881 domain-containing protein, which translates to MSNSADTPTGPGRSLRWRPVRVLTAAVFALAGLIFVTSFNTAKGTNLRTDASLLRLSDLIEERSHKNAGLDESAAALRRRVDALAARDDGSTKAQDAKFKALETAAGTTETSGPGLTVTLNDAPPNAQAAPGYPEPQANDLVIHQQDLQAVVNALWQGGAKGIKVMDQRLISTSAVRCVGNTLILQGRVYSPPYKITAVGDRDKLNKSLADSPALQNYQLYVKAYGLGWKVDEHKAVTLPGYSGTVDLHYAKPVS; encoded by the coding sequence TTGAGCAATTCCGCCGACACTCCCACGGGACCGGGCCGAAGCCTCAGGTGGCGGCCGGTCCGGGTGCTCACCGCTGCCGTCTTCGCCCTCGCCGGACTGATCTTCGTCACCAGCTTCAACACCGCCAAGGGCACCAATCTGCGCACCGACGCCTCCCTCCTCAGGCTCTCCGACCTGATCGAGGAGCGCAGCCACAAGAACGCCGGCCTCGACGAGTCCGCCGCCGCGCTGCGCCGGCGGGTCGACGCCCTCGCCGCCCGCGACGACGGCTCCACCAAGGCCCAGGACGCGAAGTTCAAGGCCCTGGAGACCGCCGCCGGCACCACCGAGACCTCCGGCCCCGGCCTCACCGTCACCCTCAACGACGCCCCGCCGAACGCCCAGGCCGCCCCCGGCTACCCCGAGCCGCAGGCCAACGACCTGGTCATCCACCAGCAGGACCTGCAGGCCGTCGTCAACGCCCTGTGGCAGGGCGGGGCCAAGGGCATCAAGGTCATGGACCAGCGGCTGATCTCCACCAGCGCCGTGCGCTGCGTCGGCAACACCCTGATCCTCCAGGGCCGCGTCTACTCGCCGCCCTACAAGATCACCGCTGTCGGTGACCGCGACAAGCTGAACAAGTCACTCGCCGACTCCCCGGCGCTGCAGAACTACCAGCTCTACGTGAAGGCCTACGGTCTCGGCTGGAAAGTCGACGAGCACAAGGCGGTGACTCTGCCCGGCTACTCGGGCACAGTGGACCTCCACTACGCGAAGCCGGTGAGCTGA
- a CDS encoding serine/threonine-protein kinase — protein sequence MGEVFAGRYELIDPIGRGGIGAVWRAWDHRRRRYVAAKVLQQSDAHALLRFVREQALRIDHPHVLAPASWAADDDKVLFTMDLVAGGSLAHVIGDYGALPPRFVCVLLDQLLSGLAAVHAEGVVHRDIKPANILMEVTGTGRPHLRLSDFGISMRKGEPRLTETNYVVGTPGYFAPEQLMGAEPDFTADLFAAGLVALYLLQGRKPDSQALVEHFRAHGTPGAPQGIPEPLWQVLAGLLQPDPQARFKTATGARKALTAAVELLPEPAAGEEPVEVFDQIGPLPAGFGPDGPQPAAPAAPAPAPVPVQPLPGPSETGSFHLPPPPQHAPVQAPAPAPTPTQRVVAAPAAFVQTPTAAVPYEQQQPHNQPAVVPVRRPGPPAKVAVPVLITALVCFAVGIWALLQA from the coding sequence ATGGGTGAGGTCTTCGCGGGTCGGTACGAGCTGATCGATCCGATCGGCCGTGGCGGGATCGGCGCGGTCTGGCGTGCCTGGGACCACCGGCGCCGCCGTTACGTGGCGGCCAAGGTGCTCCAGCAGAGCGACGCCCACGCACTGCTCCGCTTCGTGCGCGAGCAGGCGCTGCGCATCGACCACCCGCACGTCCTCGCCCCGGCCAGCTGGGCCGCGGACGACGACAAGGTCCTCTTCACGATGGACCTGGTGGCGGGCGGCTCGCTGGCGCACGTGATCGGGGACTACGGCGCGCTGCCGCCCCGGTTCGTGTGCGTCCTGCTCGACCAGCTGCTGTCCGGTCTGGCCGCGGTGCACGCGGAGGGGGTCGTGCACCGCGACATCAAGCCGGCGAACATCCTCATGGAGGTCACCGGCACCGGACGGCCGCACCTGCGGCTCTCCGACTTCGGCATCTCGATGCGCAAGGGCGAGCCCCGCCTCACCGAGACCAACTACGTGGTGGGGACGCCCGGTTACTTCGCGCCCGAGCAACTGATGGGCGCCGAGCCCGACTTCACGGCCGATCTGTTCGCGGCCGGCCTGGTCGCGCTCTATCTGCTCCAGGGCCGCAAGCCCGACTCGCAGGCCCTCGTGGAGCACTTCCGGGCGCACGGCACGCCGGGCGCCCCGCAGGGCATCCCGGAGCCGCTCTGGCAGGTCCTCGCCGGGCTGCTGCAGCCCGACCCGCAGGCGCGCTTCAAGACGGCCACGGGGGCGCGCAAGGCGCTCACGGCAGCCGTCGAGCTGCTGCCGGAGCCCGCGGCCGGTGAGGAGCCGGTCGAGGTCTTCGACCAGATCGGCCCGCTGCCGGCCGGCTTCGGCCCGGACGGCCCGCAGCCCGCGGCCCCGGCCGCCCCGGCGCCCGCGCCCGTACCCGTACAGCCCCTGCCGGGACCGTCCGAGACCGGCAGCTTCCATCTGCCGCCGCCACCGCAGCACGCGCCCGTGCAGGCGCCCGCACCGGCTCCGACGCCGACCCAGCGGGTGGTCGCGGCCCCCGCCGCCTTCGTGCAGACGCCCACGGCGGCCGTGCCGTACGAGCAGCAGCAGCCGCACAACCAGCCCGCCGTGGTCCCCGTACGCCGACCGGGGCCGCCCGCCAAGGTGGCGGTGCCGGTCCTGATCACCGCCCTGGTGTGCTTCGCCGTGGGGATCTGGGCCCTGCTGCAGGCCTAG
- a CDS encoding peptidylprolyl isomerase produces MAEQLYATLKTDLGDIEIRLLPFHAPKTVRNFVELARGEREWTHPATGAVSTDPLYDGTVFHRVIKGFMIQGGDPLGNGTGGPGYEFADEFHPELFFDKPYLLAMANAGPGTNGSQFFITLGATTWLNRKHTIFGEVVGKDSKAVVDAIAAVDTNPRTDRPVADVVIETVVIESR; encoded by the coding sequence GTGGCCGAGCAGCTGTACGCGACTCTGAAGACCGATCTGGGCGACATCGAGATTCGGCTGCTGCCGTTCCACGCCCCGAAGACGGTCCGGAACTTCGTCGAGCTGGCGCGCGGCGAGCGCGAGTGGACGCACCCGGCGACCGGTGCGGTCTCCACGGATCCGCTCTACGACGGCACGGTCTTCCACCGGGTGATCAAGGGCTTCATGATCCAGGGCGGCGACCCGCTGGGCAACGGCACGGGCGGCCCCGGCTACGAGTTCGCCGACGAGTTCCACCCGGAGCTGTTCTTCGACAAGCCGTATCTGCTCGCGATGGCCAACGCCGGCCCCGGCACCAACGGCTCGCAGTTCTTCATCACGCTCGGCGCGACGACCTGGCTCAACCGCAAGCACACGATCTTCGGCGAGGTCGTCGGCAAGGACAGCAAGGCGGTCGTGGACGCGATCGCCGCCGTGGACACCAACCCGCGCACCGATCGGCCGGTCGCCGACGTCGTGATCGAGACGGTCGTCATCGAGAGCCGCTGA
- a CDS encoding rhomboid family intramembrane serine protease, whose protein sequence is MHCYRHPDVETGIRCTRCEKPICPECMVSASVGFQCPDCVRNGSGTGHAPHANTPRTVAGGRVVADGRLVTKILIAINLALFIAVQAAGTQLVDQLDMIGHAYNPALDEVVGVADGEWYRLITSAFLHQEAAHFVFNMLGLWVIGGIVEPELGRIRYIALCLLSGLSGSALVYLLAPENQGALGASGIVFGLIGAWVVLARRHRYDMRPVLIFVAISLVFTFARPGVSWEAHVGGLVAGALLTYAFVHAPKVRREFVQYGACGLLLLIDLGIVLARTAALT, encoded by the coding sequence ATGCACTGCTATCGCCATCCGGACGTCGAGACCGGCATCCGCTGCACGCGCTGCGAGAAGCCGATCTGCCCGGAGTGCATGGTGTCCGCGTCCGTCGGCTTCCAGTGCCCCGACTGCGTGCGCAACGGCTCCGGCACGGGTCACGCGCCGCACGCCAACACGCCGCGGACGGTCGCGGGCGGCCGGGTGGTGGCGGACGGCCGGCTGGTCACCAAGATCCTGATCGCGATCAACCTGGCCCTCTTCATCGCGGTCCAGGCGGCCGGCACCCAGCTGGTCGACCAGCTGGACATGATCGGGCACGCCTACAACCCGGCGCTCGACGAGGTCGTCGGCGTCGCGGACGGCGAGTGGTACCGGCTGATCACCTCGGCGTTCCTGCACCAGGAGGCCGCGCACTTCGTCTTCAACATGCTCGGCCTGTGGGTGATCGGCGGGATCGTCGAACCCGAGCTGGGCCGGATCCGCTACATCGCGCTGTGCCTGCTGTCCGGGCTCTCCGGATCGGCCCTGGTCTATCTCCTCGCCCCGGAGAACCAGGGCGCGCTCGGCGCGTCCGGCATCGTCTTCGGACTGATCGGCGCCTGGGTGGTGCTGGCCCGGCGGCACCGCTACGACATGCGGCCGGTGCTGATCTTCGTGGCGATCTCGCTGGTCTTCACCTTCGCCCGCCCCGGGGTCTCCTGGGAGGCGCACGTCGGCGGTCTGGTCGCGGGCGCGCTGCTCACGTACGCCTTCGTGCACGCGCCGAAGGTCCGGCGGGAGTTCGTGCAGTACGGGGCCTGCGGACTGCTGCTGCTGATCGACCTGGGGATCGTGCTGGCCCGCACCGCCGCGCTCACCTGA
- a CDS encoding DUF5324 family protein produces MTRMDSVRAATGSAKESVVHAAEVVAPYAETARDQAVQYAHEARVRLAPKVSKAASQARVQARTQYDTLVAPHVPPRVDEAAQRCAAVTRKAARQAADYTVPRVEHAVAATGPVLEEAGSRSTAAWAALRGQVTPRDVEKIMKKHERQAKAGRLAKGLVVLSLLVGGAIAAWKWWDKQANPDWLVEPPAPTEVDEETGLSSVDDGGASLDPGVAAKEAEEEAAKRDEERR; encoded by the coding sequence GTGACCCGCATGGACAGCGTGCGCGCCGCGACAGGTTCGGCGAAGGAGAGCGTCGTGCACGCCGCGGAAGTGGTGGCGCCGTACGCCGAGACAGCCAGGGACCAGGCCGTTCAGTACGCACACGAGGCGCGCGTCAGGCTCGCCCCGAAAGTCTCCAAGGCCGCGTCGCAGGCCCGTGTTCAGGCGCGTACGCAGTACGACACCCTGGTCGCACCGCACGTGCCGCCGCGGGTCGACGAGGCCGCGCAGCGCTGTGCGGCCGTGACCCGCAAGGCCGCCCGTCAGGCGGCCGACTACACCGTTCCGCGTGTCGAGCACGCGGTTGCCGCGACCGGTCCGGTCCTGGAGGAGGCCGGGTCGCGCTCGACCGCCGCCTGGGCCGCGCTGCGCGGTCAGGTGACGCCGAGGGACGTCGAGAAGATCATGAAGAAGCATGAGCGTCAGGCGAAGGCCGGACGTCTCGCCAAGGGCCTCGTGGTCCTCAGCCTTCTGGTCGGCGGCGCGATCGCCGCCTGGAAGTGGTGGGACAAGCAGGCCAACCCCGACTGGCTGGTCGAACCTCCCGCTCCCACCGAGGTGGACGAGGAGACCGGGCTGTCGTCCGTCGACGACGGCGGTGCGTCACTCGATCCCGGGGTGGCGGCCAAGGAGGCCGAGGAGGAGGCCGCGAAGCGCGACGAGGAACGTCGCTGA